TGGATGCAGTTTCCCATCAGTAGGTGCTTGAAACCAAGCCATTAAATAAGGAAAAGGACGATTCCACAAGCCATCATACTTGAGAGTCACAGTCTTTAATGCTCTCGCAAGTCCTACACGCTGAAATTCTTTCAAATCTATAAATGTAGCAACAGGCTCAATCGGTGCAAGCCAAACTTCATAAGGATAACGGGCGCAAGCGGGTACGAATGCGATCGCATATTCATCTTGATAGATAATCCGCTTATTATCCGCAATCTCTTTTTGAATCAAATCTTGCAGCAAACCGCGCTGATTTTCCTGGTAATATACCTGTTGCATCTCCAGCATTCGTGCTGGAACTGGTGGCACAAAAGGATAAGCGTAAATTTGCCCATGAGGATGAGATAAAGTCACCCCCATTTCTACACCTTTATTTTCAAAGGGCAACACATACTGAATATTAGAGTGTTCACCTAGTATACGAGTGCGATCGCCCCAAACTTGAAACAGCAGTTCTATATGCTCCAACGATAGAGAACTCACAAAAGCCTGCGGATCTTGAGTAAACACTACCACCTCACACGCACCATTAGCGGGGAGAGTGTCAACAATACTCACAGGCGGATCATGCGCCTCTAAATACATCGACGGAAAGCGGTTATCAAATACCGCAACATCATATTTCCCTTGAGGAAGTTCTGTAGGAAAATTCGGATCGCTCGTAGGTGCTAACGGGTTATATTCCGCAGGGGGCATGAAAGTACGCCCCTGACGATGTGAAGCGTATGCAACCCATTCCCCCCGCAAGGGATGCCAGCGCAAATGGGGATTTGCTACCACTGGCTCCTTGCTAGGGCTGGGAGCGATAATATCATCAGCAATCGGATTGCGACTATATAAAGTTAGCTTACGCCCGTCTGGCTTTAACAGCTTGTAGGAGTACATCTTTCCCCTCCTGCGAGTGTCGCCGCGCGGATGGCTTCGATGGGAAACTTCGGAGTGCGATCGCTATACAGCAATCCATTAGCTTCCTGAAATGTATCAGTTAACTGTGTATAACAAAAGCCGCTAAACATTTCTACTGTGCTTACCGCCTGCATGAGCGCCGTATATTTCATTTGTAGCTCAGAAATATTCCAGCAGCGCTCATATCCCCAAGCTTTGTCCGCTTCTGGCGTTTCTCCAGGCGCGAATGCAATCCCACCAAATTCAGTGAGCATCACTGGTTGCCCTTGATGAGGATAACCGTCAAGCGTCAAAACCCGCCCACCTGGACGACGGCGATCAAATAGCTCCGATGGCTTGATCTCAGAATTATAACGACGAGCTAACTGTAAGGGATTAGTATCATAATCATGGATAGCAATAATGTCGGTTGTTGTACTTTCCCAACCATCATTACCAATTACTGGGCGAGTCGGATCTAAAGTTCTAGTTAAGTAATATAAAGCTTGAACATAATCTCGGTGAGCTTGAGACTCTACCAAATTAGGAACTCCCCAAGATTCATTAAACGGAACCCATACCACAATACAAGGGTGACTGACATCCCGCTCGATTACCTCAGTCCACTCCTTAGTAATGCGCTGCACCGCTTTAGGAGTAAAACGATAGGCGCTGGGCATTTCTTCCCATACCAATAAACCTAGAACATCTGCCCAATACAGGAAACGCGGATCTTCAATCTTCTGGTGTTTGCGTACACCATTGAATCCCATCATCTTAACTAGCTCGACATCGCGGCGCAACGCTTCATCAGAAGGTGCAGTCATCAGCGTGTCTTCCCAGTAACCTTGGTCTAGAACTAACCGCAGATAGTAGGGTCGCCCATTTAAGGTAAAGCGATCGCGCTGAAGAGTTACGCATCGCATCGCGGTATAAGATTTGACTTCATCGATCAGCTTGTCATTTTTCCAAAGCTGAATCTGTGCATCGATCAGCGTTG
The window above is part of the Oculatellaceae cyanobacterium genome. Proteins encoded here:
- the galT gene encoding galactose-1-phosphate uridylyltransferase — encoded protein: MYSYKLLKPDGRKLTLYSRNPIADDIIAPSPSKEPVVANPHLRWHPLRGEWVAYASHRQGRTFMPPAEYNPLAPTSDPNFPTELPQGKYDVAVFDNRFPSMYLEAHDPPVSIVDTLPANGACEVVVFTQDPQAFVSSLSLEHIELLFQVWGDRTRILGEHSNIQYVLPFENKGVEMGVTLSHPHGQIYAYPFVPPVPARMLEMQQVYYQENQRGLLQDLIQKEIADNKRIIYQDEYAIAFVPACARYPYEVWLAPIEPVATFIDLKEFQRVGLARALKTVTLKYDGLWNRPFPYLMAWFQAPTDGKLHPEAHLHAQFYPPYRTSDRLKYLAGTELAAGMFANDALPEEKAKDLQAVAINLEE
- a CDS encoding glycoside hydrolase family 2 TIM barrel-domain containing protein, which encodes MQSLGNFIENREVKESSKLDAEAIVDSSAAAYPRPQLQRSNWKSLNGEWKFSFDDQGQYACPRDLSEWTHTIEVPFAPESVRSGVGDTGFHPNCWYEREVEIQRGEGRVLLHFGAVDYHARVWVNGHFVGEHEGGHTPFTIDITSVLDENKLTRITVCASDDPHDLAKPRGKQDWKLEPHSIWYPRTSGIWQTVWLEYVPVTYIERLRWTPQFERWEIGVEAFIAGLQVSGLQLKVKLSVGKQVLVNDSYQVINGEIHRRIALSDPGLDDYRNELLWSPEKPTLIDAQIQLWKNDKLIDEVKSYTAMRCVTLQRDRFTLNGRPYYLRLVLDQGYWEDTLMTAPSDEALRRDVELVKMMGFNGVRKHQKIEDPRFLYWADVLGLLVWEEMPSAYRFTPKAVQRITKEWTEVIERDVSHPCIVVWVPFNESWGVPNLVESQAHRDYVQALYYLTRTLDPTRPVIGNDGWESTTTDIIAIHDYDTNPLQLARRYNSEIKPSELFDRRRPGGRVLTLDGYPHQGQPVMLTEFGGIAFAPGETPEADKAWGYERCWNISELQMKYTALMQAVSTVEMFSGFCYTQLTDTFQEANGLLYSDRTPKFPIEAIRAATLAGGERCTPTSC